A region from the Lolium perenne isolate Kyuss_39 chromosome 4, Kyuss_2.0, whole genome shotgun sequence genome encodes:
- the LOC127293342 gene encoding lysine--tRNA ligase, which produces MEQERDNMDLVEGDMQAQNVPARDGDDTDPTQYYENRLKMLGALRSTGIDPYPHKFDAGISISDYVAKYDSLGAGEHLLTVTESLAGRVMSKRAASSKLFFYDLYGDGVKVQVMAGASCSEVGETEFSEYHSVVKRGDVVGVIGYPGRSSRGELSIFVTDLKLLSPCLHMLPNQRTGRCTSVVGKTTRARAAADCWVPGIGRNIEAYVLKDQETRYRQRYLDLMVNHQVRHIFRTRSRVISFIRKFLDERNFLEVETPMMNLIPGGASARPFVTHHNDLNMDLYMRIAPELHLKQLVIGGLDRVYEIGKAFRNEGIDLTHNPEFTTCEFYMAYADYNDLMDLTETMLSSMVRELTGSTKIKYHANGADNPPIEIDFTPPYRRIDMMQELKSVAGLDIPVDLSSDEANKYLAATCAKYGVKCSPPQTTARLLDKIVGHFLEATCVNPTFIINYPEIMSPLAKWHRSRSGLTERFELFINKHEVCNAYTELNDPSVQRQRFQEQLMNRQLGDDEAMALDEAFCTALEYGLPPTGGWGSGIDRIAMLLTDSQNIKEVLLFPPMKPHLPG; this is translated from the exons ATGGAACAGGAAAGGGACAATATG GATCTAGTTGAGGGTGACATGCAGGCACAAAACGTCCCTGCAAGGGATGGAGATGATACTGATCCCACT CAATACTATGAAAATAGGCTGAAGATGCTTGGTGCCCTTAGAAGCACAGGCATCGACCCCTATCCACACAAGTTCGATGCCGGGATCTCCATTTCAGACTATGTAGCCAAGTACGACAGCTTGGGTGCTGGTGAACATTTGCTAACTGTTACTGAGAGCTTGGCTG GGAGGGTCATGAGCAAGAGAGCTGCCTCATCCAAACTCTTCTTTTATGATCTTTATGGCGATGGAGTGAAGGTTCAAGTTATGGCTGGCGCCAG CTGCTCAGAGGTGGGTGAAACAGAATTCTCTGAATATCACAGCGTTGTGAAGCGGGGGGATGTTGTTGGTGTAATTGGATACCCAG GAAGGAGTAGCAGGGGTGAACTTAGCATATTTGTTACAGACTTGAAATTGCTCTCCCCATGCCTCCATATGTTACCCAACCAAAGAACTGGGCGTTGTACTTCTGTTGTTGGGAAG ACAACAAGAGCAAGGGCAGCTGCTGATTGTTGGGTTCCAGGAATAGGAAGGAATATTGAAGCTTATGTTCTAAAGGATCAG GAGACTCGTTACCGCCAGAGATATCTTGACCTCATGGTGAACCATCAAGTGCGACATATCTTCAGAACACGATCTAGGGTCATTTCCTTCATCAGAAAGTTCCTTGATGAACGCAATTTTTTGGAG GTTGAGACTCCAATGATGAACCTGATTCCTGGGGGAGCATCTGCAAGACCTTTTGTTACACATCACAATGACCTAAACATGGATCTATACATGAGAATTGCTCCTGAACTCCATCTGAAGCAGTTGGTCATTGGTGGCTTGGACCGTGTTTATGAGATAGGAAAGGCATTCAGGAATGAAGGGATTGATTTAACTCATAATCCTGAATTTACGACATGTGAATTTTATATGGCTTATGCAGACTACAATGACCTGATGGACCTTACGGAAACCATGTTGTCCA GTATGGTGAGGGAGCTGACAGGCAGTACTAAGATAAAGTACCATGCTAATGGAGCTGATAATCCTCCCATAGAGATTGATTTCACACCTCCTTACAG AAGGATAGACATGATGCAGGAGCTGAAATCTGTTGCTGGGCTTGACATTCCAGTAGATTTATCAAGCGATGAGGCTAACAAATATCTCGCAGCAACCTGTGCAAAGTATGGAGTCAAATGCTCGCCACCTCAAACAACAGCGCGGTTGCTTGACAAG ATCGTTGGGCATTTTCTGGAGGCCACATGTGTGAACCCAACTTTTATCATCAACTATCCGGAGATAATGAGCCCGCTGGCTAAATGGCACAGGTCTCGGTCAGGACTCACAGAAAGGTTTGAGTTATTCATCAACAAACATGAG GTGTGCAATGCCTACACTGAGTTGAACGATCCATCGGTGCAAAGACAGCGATTTCAAGAGCAGCTGATG AACCGGCAATTGGGCGACGATGAGGCGATGGCCCTCGATGAAGCGTTCTGCACCGCGCTTGAGTATGGTTTGCCACCGACGGGTGGTTGGGGTTCTGGGATCGATCGCATCGCAATGCTGCTAACAGACTCGCAGAACATAAAG GAGGTTCTTCTGTTCCCACCAATGAAGCCCCATCTGCCTGGGTAG
- the LOC127293343 gene encoding uncharacterized protein — translation MVIPPPARAPAITKFLKPYVLKMYFTNNFVSAQVIHTPSATVACAASSQEKILRPSMESTRDVAAAAKIGKLLGERLLFSGIPAVSVSMSREQTYHGKVKAVMDSLAAAGVKLL, via the coding sequence ATGGTTATCCCTCCACCAGCTAGGGCACCTGCAATCACTAAGTTCCTAAAGCCTTATGTTCTGAAGATGTATTTCACAAACAACTTTGTGAGTGCCCAGGTCATCCACACACCATCAGCGACCGTAGCATGTGCGGCGAGCTCACAGGAGAAGATCCTCCGGCCAAGCATGGAGTCGACGCGGGACGTCGCGGCGGCGGCGAAGATCGGGAAGCTGCTTGGCGAGCGCCTGCTGTTCAGTGGCATCCCCGCGGTGTCTGTCTCCATGTCAAGAGAGCAGACGTACCATGGCAAGGTCAAGGCTGTCATGGATTCCCTTGCAGCTGCTGGTGTGAAGCTATTGTGA
- the LOC127293344 gene encoding uncharacterized protein has translation MQALARAARGLWPAAAAATGRGHYGQVQPSRGIMVQVRDGNLERALQVMERKMRSSGIERLIKRRTEHHVKNSEKRVLAHKALMARVRSQELGKKLREILIKKIRGQ, from the coding sequence ATGCAGGCGCTGGCACGGGCGGCGCGGGGGCTCTGGCCGGCAGCGGCGGCCGCCACGGGGAGGGGACACTACGGGCAGGTGCAGCCGTCGCGGGGGATCATGGTGCAGGTGAGGGACGGCAACCTGGAGCGGGCGCTCCAGGTGATGGAGCGCAAGATGCGGTCGAGCGGCATCGAGCGGCTGATCAAGCGCCGGACGGAGCACCACGTCAAGAACTCCGAGAAGCGCGTGCTCGCCCACAAGGCGCTCATGGCGCGCGTCCGCTCCCAGGAGCTCGGCAAGAAGCTCCGCGAGATCCTCATCAAGAAGATCAG